TCGCCGCAGGTAAGATGGGTTATACCACCACGCAAGTCGGCGACCTGGTGGCCGCGACCCTGTAACCACAGCTTATTTCGGTTTACGAACAGCGGGACGGCTTATTACCGTCCCGCTTTTGTTTGAAAGGTTTTTGGAGCGGGATTTCGTCATTGCTCCGGACAGTGACGCGGTGTACTTTGAAAGTATGCCGATGACATTGGATCAGATCGTGGCAGAAGCGAGCCACTTGCCGCGCGAGCAGGTGGCGGAAGTGGTGGACCGTCTCACCACCGCGTTGTATGCTGACCGTGATTCGGTGATCGAAGACTCTTGGAAACAAGAGGCCCGCCGCCGGCTTGCGGAACTGGAAAGTGGTAGCGTGGAGGCTAATCCCGGTGACGTTGTCAGCGATAATATTCGCAAAATTGTCGGGCGGAGAACGTCATTTCTTCGCGCCGGGATTTTTTTGTAACGCGTCTTGCACGTATTTCAAAACCGTTTGCGCTTTCTTTTGCAATGCCGGGCTGGTGGCGGCGTCGGCGGCTTTCTGCACCACCGCTGATAGCTTGGGCGCATGTTTGACGGAATCCTT
The genomic region above belongs to Verrucomicrobiota bacterium and contains:
- a CDS encoding addiction module protein; this encodes MPMTLDQIVAEASHLPREQVAEVVDRLTTALYADRDSVIEDSWKQEARRRLAELESGSVEANPGDVVSDNIRKIVGRRTSFLRAGIFL